The following are encoded in a window of Lynx canadensis isolate LIC74 chromosome B1, mLynCan4.pri.v2, whole genome shotgun sequence genomic DNA:
- the OSTC gene encoding oligosaccharyltransferase complex subunit OSTC, producing the protein METLYRVPFLVLECPNLKLKKPPWVHMPSAMTVYALVVVSYFLITGGIIYDVIVEPPSVGSMTDEHGHQRPVAFLAYRVNGQYIMEGLASSFLFTMGGLGFIILDRSNAPNIPKLNRFLLLFIGFVCVLLSFFMARVFMRMKLPGYLMG; encoded by the exons ATGGAGACTTTGTACCGGGTCCCGTTCTTAGTGCTCGAATGCCCCAACCTGAAGCTGAAGAAGCCGCCCTGGGTGCATATGCCGTCGGCCATGACGGTGTACGCTCTGGTGGTGGTGTCTTACTTCCTCATTACCGGAG GAATAATTTATGATGTTATTGTTGAACCTCCAAGTGTTGGCTCTATGACCGATGAACATGGACATCAGAGGCCAGTAGCCTTCTTGGCCTACAG agtaaATGGACAATATATTATGGAAGGACTCGCATCCAGCTTCCTGTTCACAATGGGAGGTTTAGGTTTCATAATCCTGGACCGATCGAATGCACCAAACATTCCAAAACTCAATAGATTTCTTCTTCTATTCATTGGATTCGTCTGTGTCCTATTGAGTTTTTTCATGGCTAGAGTATTCATGAGAATGAAACTGCC GGGATATCTGATGGGTTAA